A region from the Arthrobacter roseus genome encodes:
- a CDS encoding ABC transporter ATP-binding protein: protein MNDVLEFAGVSVVRGRKTLLNSVDWKISEGERWVVMGPNGAGKTTLLQLAAGRLHPTSGVAGILGEVLGAVDVFELRPRIGLASAALAAQIPAGETVLDAVVTASYGVTGRWREHYEKLDERRAFALLDHWGVSTLMNRTFGSLSEGERKRVQIARALMTDPELLMLDEPAAGLDLAGREYLVKRLSELARDEESPAMVLVTHHLEEVPPGFTHALLLNDGAVVASGPVDEVLTEENLSAAFGLPLLVNHTDGRYSAIAR from the coding sequence ATGAATGATGTTCTTGAGTTTGCCGGGGTCAGTGTGGTCCGTGGCCGAAAGACGCTGCTCAACAGCGTCGACTGGAAGATCAGCGAGGGCGAGCGCTGGGTCGTCATGGGGCCCAACGGAGCGGGAAAAACCACGCTCCTCCAGTTGGCCGCCGGACGGCTCCATCCCACGAGCGGTGTCGCGGGAATTCTCGGCGAGGTACTCGGCGCCGTCGATGTCTTTGAACTGCGCCCCAGGATTGGACTTGCTTCTGCTGCACTGGCTGCCCAGATCCCTGCTGGAGAGACCGTGCTCGACGCCGTGGTGACTGCTTCCTACGGTGTCACCGGAAGGTGGCGTGAGCACTATGAGAAGCTCGATGAACGTCGGGCTTTTGCGCTGTTGGATCACTGGGGCGTGTCCACGCTCATGAATAGGACGTTTGGCTCGCTCAGTGAGGGCGAACGCAAGCGCGTACAGATTGCGCGGGCGCTCATGACTGACCCGGAGTTGCTCATGCTGGACGAACCAGCAGCGGGGCTGGATCTCGCTGGACGGGAGTATTTGGTGAAACGACTCTCCGAGCTGGCGCGGGACGAGGAATCTCCGGCCATGGTGCTGGTAACGCATCATCTGGAAGAGGTCCCCCCAGGTTTCACTCACGCACTGCTGCTCAATGACGGTGCGGTTGTCGCCAGCGGCCCCGTCGATGAAGTGCTTACCGAAGAGAACCTGTCTGCTGCTTTCGGACTACCGCTCTTGGTCAACCACACCGATGGCCGCTACAGCGCAATCGCCCGCTAG
- a CDS encoding sulfite exporter TauE/SafE family protein, with protein sequence MEMLHAALILLGGLWAGTINTIVGSGTLVTFPILVALGYAPVTATISNAMGLIAGNVSGAWGYRRELQGLRRTLMTLLPASLVGGVTGAALLLNLPEEVFGNVAPFLIVLALSFVIFQPKLQQWVRRRATASAAHEAHPALLLVLVYLAGVYGGYFVAAQGILLVGILGVFLQGTMQQANAIKNILVLAVNVIASISYMLFAFDRIEWVVVALIAVSSLIGGVVGAAVGRRLKPVVLRSAIVVLGCLALWVMVAPRL encoded by the coding sequence ATGGAAATGCTCCACGCTGCCCTGATACTTCTGGGGGGTCTATGGGCCGGAACGATCAATACGATTGTGGGCTCCGGGACTCTGGTGACCTTCCCCATCCTGGTTGCGCTTGGTTACGCACCGGTCACCGCAACCATCAGCAATGCCATGGGCCTCATCGCCGGGAACGTCTCCGGTGCCTGGGGCTACCGTCGAGAGCTGCAGGGACTGCGTCGGACGCTCATGACGCTGCTTCCAGCATCCTTGGTCGGCGGTGTCACTGGCGCAGCTCTTCTGCTGAATCTGCCGGAAGAAGTTTTTGGTAACGTGGCGCCGTTCCTGATCGTTCTGGCCTTGAGTTTCGTCATTTTCCAGCCCAAGCTGCAGCAGTGGGTCCGCCGACGAGCTACGGCTTCAGCAGCTCATGAAGCCCACCCGGCTCTGCTGCTGGTTCTTGTGTACCTCGCAGGAGTTTACGGCGGTTACTTTGTTGCAGCCCAAGGGATATTGCTGGTGGGAATTCTCGGAGTGTTCCTTCAGGGAACCATGCAGCAGGCGAACGCCATCAAGAACATCCTTGTTCTGGCGGTAAACGTCATTGCGTCGATTTCCTACATGCTGTTCGCCTTCGACCGTATCGAGTGGGTGGTGGTTGCGCTGATCGCCGTCAGCTCCTTGATCGGTGGCGTGGTGGGAGCGGCCGTGGGACGGCGGTTGAAACCCGTGGTGCTACGCAGTGCAATCGTGGTGCTGGGCTGCCTGGCCCTGTGGGTCATGGTTGCGCCAAGACTATGA
- a CDS encoding TrmH family RNA methyltransferase, translated as MSIVNIDGPEDPRVSDYRSLTDTRLRQLREPSEGLYIAESSTVLRRALEAGHLPRSFFMTGKWVKDLADIIEAHPDVPTFIGDDATLESITGFHLHRGALAAMHRPAPRSLESLLDGARRVVILEDIVDHTNIGMVFRSAAALQADAVLISPECADPLYRRAVRVSMGAVFQVPWARLTSWPDQLQKLKAHGFLTVALTLTPDALDIDAFGARDISRLALILGTEGPGLKAESVSAADVAVRIPMHNGVDSLNVATAGALALWECRPAQA; from the coding sequence ATGAGCATAGTAAATATTGACGGGCCCGAAGACCCGCGGGTGTCTGATTACAGGTCATTGACGGACACTCGTTTGCGACAGTTGCGGGAGCCATCTGAAGGGCTGTACATCGCGGAAAGCTCAACGGTGCTGCGCCGTGCCCTGGAAGCCGGGCACCTCCCGAGGTCATTCTTTATGACCGGTAAATGGGTCAAGGACCTCGCGGACATCATCGAGGCACATCCGGATGTTCCCACGTTTATCGGCGACGACGCGACGCTTGAGTCCATCACCGGATTCCATCTGCACCGAGGTGCGCTGGCGGCAATGCACCGTCCAGCACCTCGCAGCCTGGAGAGCTTGCTTGACGGCGCACGCCGGGTGGTCATTCTTGAGGACATTGTTGACCATACGAACATCGGTATGGTTTTCCGGTCGGCGGCGGCGCTGCAGGCCGATGCTGTATTGATCAGTCCTGAGTGTGCTGACCCCCTTTACCGGCGAGCAGTCCGGGTTAGTATGGGCGCCGTGTTCCAAGTCCCGTGGGCACGATTGACGTCGTGGCCGGACCAACTCCAGAAATTGAAAGCGCACGGGTTTCTGACAGTCGCCCTTACCCTGACGCCCGACGCGCTGGACATTGACGCATTCGGTGCCCGGGACATTTCCCGGCTGGCACTCATCCTCGGCACTGAAGGGCCGGGGCTGAAAGCAGAAAGCGTTTCGGCAGCGGATGTGGCCGTGCGCATCCCCATGCACAACGGGGTCGACTCTTTGAATGTTGCGACCGCGGGCGCGCTAGCACTGTGGGAATGTCGGCCCGCTCAGGCCTGA